ATCCAACCCGTCGACGTCGCCGTCCGGATCCGCACCGGTGACGTCGGCGACGACGCGCTGTAGCTCGCCGACCGGGCGGCGCGACGACCTGCTCGACGCGACGCCGTTCGACGTCGGCGGGTTCTGCGCGGCGTACACCGAGGCCGTCGACGCTTGGGTCAGCGCGTTGCTCGACGACGTACCCGGCGTCGCGCTCGTCGCGGTCGGCGGCTACGGCCGGGCGGAGCTGTGCCCGTTCAGCGACCTCGACCTCGTGCTCGTGCACGACCGACGTGACGTCGAGCGCCTCGCGGAAGCCATCTGGTACCCGATCTGGGACTCGGGCGTGCGTCTCGACCACAGCGTGCGCACGCCGCAGGAGGTCGAAGCCGCCGCGCGCGCCGACCCGAAGGTCGCGCTGGGATGGCTCGACGCGCGTGTCGTTGCCGGTGACGCGCAGCTCGCGACCGACGCGATCGCGCGTGCAGCGCGCGTATGGCACGAGCCGGGCCGGGCGCTCGTCCGCCGGCTGCGCGACGAGTGCGACGAGCGGCACGCCCGCGCGGGCGACGTCGCCTACCTGCTCGAACCGGACGTGAAGGAGGCGAGGGGCGGGCTCCGCGACGTGACGGTCGTCCGTGCCCTGCTGGCCATCGCCGGTGCACGGGCGTCGCCCGCGTTCGACCGCGCGGCGGCGACGTTGCTGCTGACACGTGTGGCGCTCCAGCGCCGCGTGCGCCGTGCCGAGGATCGCCTCCTGCTCGAGGTCCAGGACGATGCCGCGGGCGATCTCGGCGCGTCGGATGCCGACGCCCTGATGGCGCGCGTCGCTGCATGTGGTCGCGTCGTGTCCGCGGTCGCGGACGACGCCTGGCATCGCGTCCGCCCGCGCAGCCGGCGGCATCCGAGGCGCGCGGCGGGCCCCGGTCTCGTCGTCGCCCACGGCGAGGTGCACCTGACCGCGGACGCCGACCCGGCCGGCGACCCGAGCCTGCTCGTGCGGGCCGCGGTCGCGGCCGCCCGTCATCGCGTCCGGCTGGCGCCGGCGGCGTCCGCGCGCCTCGCGGAGCACGCGCCCGTGCTGCCCGTGCCGTGGTCGGACGACGTACGCGACGCGTTCGTCGCGTTGCTCCTCGAGGGCGACGCGGCGGTGCCGGTCGTCGAGGCGCTCGACCACCAGGGGCTGTGGACGCGCGTCCTCCCGGAGTGGGACGCGGTGCGCTCGTTGCCCCAG
This Acidimicrobiia bacterium DNA region includes the following protein-coding sequences:
- a CDS encoding [protein-PII] uridylyltransferase; amino-acid sequence: MTSATTRCSSPTGRRDDLLDATPFDVGGFCAAYTEAVDAWVSALLDDVPGVALVAVGGYGRAELCPFSDLDLVLVHDRRDVERLAEAIWYPIWDSGVRLDHSVRTPQEVEAAARADPKVALGWLDARVVAGDAQLATDAIARAARVWHEPGRALVRRLRDECDERHARAGDVAYLLEPDVKEARGGLRDVTVVRALLAIAGARASPAFDRAAATLLLTRVALQRRVRRAEDRLLLEVQDDAAGDLGASDADALMARVAACGRVVSAVADDAWHRVRPRSRRHPRRAAGPGLVVAHGEVHLTADADPAGDPSLLVRAAVAAARHRVRLAPAASARLAEHAPVLPVPWSDDVRDAFVALLLEGDAAVPVVEALDHQGLWTRVLPEWDAVRSLPQRNAFHRYTVDRHLLEAVARAVPLTARVGRPDLLVVGALLHDLGKGFPGDHTDVGTEVAAIVAARMGFDARDVETLVATVRHHLLLPAVATSRDLDEAATIDAVADAVESVELLALLHALTEADSLATGDTAWGAWKAELVATLAVRVRDRLTGDVPLDVEAPVDVPVGIDVTSGRVRVRARDRPALFADVVGVLTLHGYAVRAARAGSATDGTAWSVFDVVSDRAAARNHAVQADLDAALAGRIAVAARVEERAATPTFLRRPTAARRAETRVTFDNDGSQHATILEIRTADGPGVLHRIARALAALELDIRHAKVSTLGHEVIDTFYVVSVDGGKVVDESRLGGIRDALVTTLARPRAPSASSDSRQRMDENA